The following coding sequences are from one Neurospora crassa OR74A linkage group I, whole genome shotgun sequence window:
- the och-1 gene encoding initiation-specific alpha-1,6-mannosyltransferase has protein sequence MLTFRRALVAAAFFLTIFYLISSSSSNPPSTTTPAVPKTDADVETAKHASTTAVTDKSSSGANAAQQNPQGQRPIQDMSRMTLYEKLAYQFPYDVESKFPAYIWQTWKWTPAHGEFNFRDQEATWTQQHPGFIHEVITDKVAVHLIRLLYASVPEVVEAYNALPLPVLKADFFRYLILLARGGIYSDIDTYAIRSAVEWIPDSVPKDAIGLVIGIEADPDRPDWKEWYSRRIQFCQWTIQSKPGHPVLREVVSRITNVTLAMKRNGTLRGVVDKNVIEFTGPALWTDVIFEYFNDQRYFDMTHSAGSIDWKNFTGMEASKRVGDVVVLPITSFSPGVGQMGAKEYDDPMAFVKHDFEGTWKPESERHIGENK, from the exons ATGCTCACCTTCCGCCGCGCCCTGGTGGCAGcggccttcttcctcaccaTCTTCTACCTCAtatcttcatcctcgtcgaACCCTCCATCAACAACGACACCAGCTGTCCCTAAAACCGACGCCGATGTCGAGACAGCCAAGCATGCATCAACCACTGCTGTGACGGACAAGAGCTCCTCGGGCGCCAACGCCGCTCAACAAAACCCCCAGGGCCAACGACCGATCCAAGACATGTCACGAATGACACTGTACGAAAAGCTCGCGTATCAGTTTCCCTACGATGTCGAATCCAAGTTCCCCGCCTACATTTGGCAGACGTGGAAGTGGACACCAGCACACGGCGAATTCAACTTCCGCGATCAGGAGGCCACATGGACACAGCAACACCCTGGGTTCATTCACGAAGTTATCACCGACAAGGTCGCCGTACATCTTATCCGTCTGCTTTACGCATCCGTCcccgaggtggtggaggcatACAATGCGCTTCCCTTGCCGGTGCTCAAGGCCGACTTCTTCCGCTATTTGATTTTGCTGGCGAGGGGCGGCATCTACTCGGACATCGACACGTATGCGATTCGGAGTGCCGTCGAGTGGATTCCCGATTCAGTTCCCAAGGACGCCATTGGTTTGGTGATCGGCATCGAGGCTGATCCAGATAGGCCGGATTGGAAGGAGTGGTACAGCCGGAGGATCCAGTTCTGTCAGTGGACGATCCAGAGCAAGCCAGGTCATCCGGTGCTGCGGGAAGTCGTTTCACGCATCACGAATGTGACGCTGGCGATGAAGAGAAACGGGACACTGAGAGGCGTGGTTGACAAGAATGTCATCGAGTTCACCGGGCCTGCTCTCTGGACCGACGTCATCTTTGAGTATTTCAACGACCAGCGTTATTTCGACATGACACACTCGGCCGGATCCATCGACTGGAAGAACTTTACGGGCATGGAGGCCTCGAAGCGGGTGGGAGACGTGGTCGTTCTCCCCATCACAAGCTTCTCTCCTGGCGTGGGCCAGATGGGCGCTAAGGAATATGACGATCCCATGGCGTTCGTAAAGCATGATTTTGAGG GCACATGGAAACCCGAGAGCGAACGCCACATTGGAGAAAACAAGTAA
- a CDS encoding AMP-binding enzyme has translation MLCRPRLTSPAFRRSLFKAWRNSQTYRPRCQTARSISGLVKSIAQGPTDPPLLHDTIPQHFASVVSQHGDRPAVIARSPTAIPDAFPNLAPDQLPEALETAHTYEELDRVSNRLAHSLRSLGVKKGDRVAVSLGNCAEYAAITYAVFKLGAILVPLNPGFNAKQVSAALNHLNVELLIIGAITDLAYKPCRGRSNLPLLRDIVPDIESGRIEAPHVPSLRTVVVLDNTPSHPASEFPPLSSCRSLIPFSILMDGSGAPVTPDSPLCPSETINIQFTSGTTSHPKAAMLTHTGILNNGALIANRMGLEPTDSMVVPPPLFHCFGCILGYMATATTGAAILFPSPAFDPLASLRMAADHKATGLYGVATMFVAMLELIGAQSHLSDPLIPLKDIEDFPNHLRKGIAAGSSVPESLMRRLYAKIGLQDLVICYGMTETSPVSLMTAPSDPFEKRTASVGKAMPHTKVKIVDPLDRTRILPIGERGELASAGYLVMKGYWGDPEQTAEVMITEPDNDGSGSSTTWMYTGDEASMDSDGYVEITGRIKDLIIRGGENIHPLEIENCLFQHPLIAEASVVGVADEKLGESVGAFIIVHKDVEPVEGEGGGGDVLSLESTAKGRSEGKKTLTRREIREWVAKHLSQHMVPKHVFWVDEYPKTASGKIQKFKLRDLAKTLIAENKG, from the exons ATGCTCTGCCGACCTCGGCTGACCAGCCCGGCCTTCAGACGAAGCTTGTTCAAAGCATGGCGAAATTCACAGACCTATAGACCGAGATGCCAGACGGCGAGGTCAATCAGCGGATTGGTAAAGAGTATTGCCCAAGGCCCAACTGAC CCACCATTGCTTCACGACACCATTCCTCAACACTTCGCTTCCGTCGTCTCCCAACATGGTGACCGTCCTGCAGTGATAGCGCGATCGCCAACGGCTATCCCCGATGCCTTCCCGAATCTCGCGCCCGACCAGCTTCCCGAAGCTCTAGAAACGGCCCATACATATGAGGAACTTGATCGGGTATCCAACCGTCTTGCGCATTCCCTACGGTCGCTTGGCGTAAAGAAAGGCGATAGAGTGGCCGTTAGCTTGGGAAACTGCGCAGAATACGCTGCCATCACTTACGCCGTCTTCAAGCTCGGTGCCATTCTTGTGCCTTTGAATCCGGGATTCAACGCCAAGCAGGTATCTGCTGCCCTGAATCACCTCAACGTTGAGCTTCTGATCATTGGCGCTATTACGGATCTGGCCTACAAACCGTGCCGTGGACGGAGCAACCTCCCGCTTCTTCGGGACATTGTTCCTGATATAGAGTCGGGCAGGATCGAAGCCCCTCATGTGCCATCACTACGAACAGTAGTTGTCCTCGACAACACCCCTTCTCACCCTGCTTCGGAATTTCCACCGCTATCGTCATGCCGGTCACTCATCCCCTTCTCGATTCTGATGGATGGCTCCGGCGCACCTGTAACACCCGATTCACCACTCTGTCCTTCAGAGACTATCAACATCCAATTCACCTCCGGCACGACCTCACACCCAAAGGCCGCCATGCTCACTCACACCGGCATTCTCAACAACGGCGCGCTCATCGCCAACCGCATGGGTCTCGAGCCCACCGACAGCATGGTCGTTCCTCCTCCGCTCTTCCACTGTTTTGGGTGCATTCTAGGTTACATGGCCACAGCAACCACTGGCGCCGCCATCCTCTTTCCAAGTCCAGCCTTCGATCCACTAGCCTCTCTTCGCATGGCCGCCGACCACAAGGCTACCGGTCTCTACGGCGTGGCCACCATGTTTGTGGCCATGCTCGAGCTCATCGGGGCGCAGTCACATCTCTCCGATCCGCTCATACCACTCAAGGACATCGAGGACTTTCCCAACCACCTGCGCAAGGGTATTGCGGCTGGCAGCTCCGTTCCCGAGAGTCTGATGCGCAGGCTCTACGCAAAGATTGGTCTGCAGGACTTGGTGATCTGCTACGGCATGACGGAGACCAGCCCCGTGAGCCTCATGACAGCGCCCTCAGACCCGTTCGAGAAGCGCACCGCTTCCGTCGGCAAGGCGATGCCACACACCAAAGTTAAGATCGTCGACCCCCTGGACAGGACGCGAATCTTGCCCATTGGCGAACGCGGCGAGCTTGCTTCGGCAGGATATTTGGTCATGAAGGGCTACTGGGGCGACCCAGAGCAGACAGCAGAAGTCATGATTACCGAGCCTGACAACGACGGAAGCGGCTCGAGCACGACATGGATGTATACAGGCGACGAGGCCAGCATGGACTCGGACGGCTACGTGGAGATCACGGGCCGCATCAAGGATCTGATCATCCGCGGCGGTGAGAACATCCACCCACTCGAGATCGAGAACTGTCTGTTCCAGCATCCGTTGATTGCCGAGGCCAGCGTCGTCGGCGTGGCGGACGAGAAGCTGGGTGAGAGCGTGGGCGCTTTCATTATTGTTCACAAAGACGTCGAGCCTGTCGAGGGCgaaggtgggggaggggatgtGCTCTCGCTGGAGAGCACGGCGAAGGGACGTAgtgaggggaagaagacacTGACGAGACGTGAGATCAGGGAGTGGGTTGCTAAGCATCTGTCTCAGCATATGGTGCCTAAGCACGTGTTCTGGGTGGATGAATATCCGAAGACGGCGAGTGGGAAGATACAGAAGTTCAAGTTGAGGGATCTGGCGAAGACGTTGATTGCGGAGAACAAGGGCTGA
- a CDS encoding short-chain alcohol dehydrogenase, whose translation MSSAQGKTVLATGAAGGLGKVIAETFLAAGANVIICDVNQQRNSAVEEEWTRTYADRFLIKQTDVSNEAAVQELIDASVAKFGRLDVLVNNAAIMDDFSPAGDCSKELWDRVMAINLTGPFLTTKAAVKQFEKQKQAGGIIINIGSNASYMGFQSGAAYTVSKAGIMALTKNTAGFYADKGIYTMALLLGGLTGTNIVDSFAKGMHMEMYQKVMANQSPFEPGKNDTPLESIAKYCLFLSQSDIAPVSNGSCVVFNKNWPVA comes from the coding sequence ATGTCCTCCGCTCAGGGCAAGACTGTTCTCGCTACCGGCGCCGCCGGTGGTCTCGGCAAGGTGATTGCTGAGACCTTCCTCGCTGCTGGCGCCAACGTTATCATCTGCGATGTCAACCAGCAGCGTAATTCGGCtgtcgaggaggagtggaCCAGGACCTATGCCGACCGCTTCCTTATCAAGCAAACCGACGTGTCCAATGAGGCTGCGGTCCAGGAGCTCATCGACGCTTCCGTCGCCAAGTTCGGCCGCCTCGACGTCCTTGTCAACAATGCGGCCATCATGGATGACTTTTCCCCGGCTGGCGACTGCTCCAAGGAGCTTTGGGACCGCGTCATGGCCATCAACCTTACCGGTCCTTTCCTCACCACCAAGGCCGCGGTGAAGCAATtcgagaagcagaagcaagccggaggcatcatcatcaacattgGCTCCAACGCCAGCTACATGGGCTTCCAGTCCGGCGCCGCCTACACCGTTTCCAAGGCCGGCATCATGGCGCTAACCAAGAACACGGCCGGCTTCTACGCCGACAAAGGCATCTACACCATGGCTTTGCTGCTGGGCGGCCTGACCGGCACTAATATTGTCGATTCCTTTGCCAAAGGCATGCACATGGAAATGTATCAGAAGGTCATGGCCAACCAATCGCCCTTTGAACCGGGCAAGAACGATACCCCTCTAGAGTCCATTGCCAAGTACTGCCTCTTCTTGTCGCAGAGCGATATTGCGCCCGTGTCGAACGGTTCTTGCGTTGTTTTCAACAAAAATTGGCCTGTTGCGTAA
- a CDS encoding ThiF domain-containing protein, which produces MSSFLSNSSNQSKLQLATVALASAAVTAGAIYGYQQSRHGERLNRLKKSIPNPAGDAEPELQRVTRQGPVPKLDKEDEHNQALAHRAQNGDFDDELILEQLARNRVFLGDEGLAKLRNSFVVIVGCGGVGSHAATTLARSGVSKLRLIDFDQVTLSSLNRHAVATLADVGIPKVQCLQRRLIAITPWVRFDLRLQKFDGSVAPELLGAWEKDGQMPDFVIDAIDNIDSKVELLKYCYDNNLPVISSMGAGTKSDPTRIMVGDIGTSTDDGLSRATRRRLKLLGVTSGIPVVYSTEKMGEGKAALLPLPEEEFKKGDVGDLAALPDFRVRILPVLGTMPAVFGYTVANHVILKISGYPLDYIPQKGRDKMYDGIQAFVQASEEKIIRAVTGGPRELCIGLKVPIQPCEVSFLVEDIYKAKSAVTGLPTKLVLIRWQKPTRDILIRIGEGADEQKSSDLKLSELVCMTKDEATRHQREVLLGEKTLEELYDAEIIEKVAKRQEEIKLYEKYR; this is translated from the exons ATGTCGTCCTTTCTGTCCAATTCATCAAATCAATCGAAGCTCCAGCTTGCGACAGTTGCCCTCGCCTCTGCGGCTGTTACTGCTGGCGCGATTTACGGATACCAGCAATCTCGTCACGGCGAGCGCCTCAATCGCCTCAAGAAGTCGATCCCCAACCCAGCTGGCGATGCTGAGCCCGAATTGCAGAGG GTAACCCGCCAAGGTCCCGTCCCCAAGCTCGACAAAGAAGATGAACACAACCAAGCCCTCGCCCACCGAGCCCAAAATGGCGACTTCGACGACGAACTGATCCTCGAGCAACTAGCCCGTAACCGTGTCTTCCTCGGCGACGAAGGGCTCGCCAAGTTGCGCAACtccttcgtcgtcatcgttgGTTGCGGCGGAGTTGGCTCGCACGCCGCCACCACGCTCGCCCGCTCCGGCGTTTCCAAGCTGCGCCTCATCGACTTCGACCAGGTTACGCTCAGCTCGCTCAACCGGCACGCTGTCGCCACGCTCGCCGACGTCGGTATACCCAAGGTGCAATGCCTGCAGCGCCGGCTGATTGCCATCACACCGTGGGTGCGGTTCGACCTGCGCCTGCAAAAGTTCGACGGGTCGGTCGCTCCCGAATTGCTCGGTGCGTGGGAAAAGGACGGGCAGATGCCTGACTTCGTCATCGACGCCATCGACAACATCGACTCGAAGGTCGAGCTGCTCAAGTACTGCTACGACAACAATCTCCCCGTTATTTCGTCCATGGGCGCCGGCACCAAGAGCGACCCAACGAGGATCATGGTTGGTGACATTGGCACCAGCACGGACGACGGACTCTCGCGCGCTACCAGGCGCCGCCTGAAGCTCCTCGGTGTCACCAGCGGCATTCCCGTGGTGTACTCGACTGAGAAGATGGGCGAGGGCAAGGCGGCGCTTCTGCCATTGCCCGAGGAGGAGTTCAAGAAGGGCGATGTCGGCGACTTGGCGGCGCTGCCCGATTTCCGCGTGCGTATCCTACCTGTGTTGGGAACCATGCCGGCGGTTTTCGGATATACAGTTGCGAACCATGTCATTCTCAAGATCTCTG GTTATCCCCTCGACTACATTCCCCAAAAGGGCCGTGACAAGATGTACGACGGCATCCAAGCCTTCGTTCAGGCCAGTGAAGAAAAGATCATCCGCGCCGTGACCGGCGGTCCCCGTGAGCTCTGCATTGGGTTGAAGGTGCCCATCCAGCCCTGCGAGGTCTCGTTTCTTGTCGAAGATATCTACAAGGCCAAGAGCGCCGTCACCGGCCTCCCCACGAAACTAGTCCTGATCAGGTGGCAGAAGCCTACCCGGGACATCCTCATCAGGATAGGTGAGGGTGCGGACGAACAAAAGTCGTCGGATCTGAAACTGTCGGAGCTCGTCTGCATGACCAAGGATGAGGCGACGAGACACCAGAGGGAGGTGTTGCTGGGCGAGAAGACGCTCGAGGAGCTCTACGACGCTGAAATCATCGAGAAAGTGGCAAAGAGACAAGAGGAGATTAAGCTGTATGAGAAGTACAGATGA